A part of Candidatus Babeliaceae bacterium genomic DNA contains:
- a CDS encoding MotA/TolQ/ExbB proton channel family protein, producing the protein MNIIGNSLWEILRQVDIVTLLILMFLLLMSITCWAIALYKLTLIRSKQKEVDDIARFVATAHTREDLEKIALQCQGTVGGVVLQQMLAAARRNMSEKECELWLLSLDRECAHIIRHEEEYMTVISTSAAASPLIGLFGTVWGLIHSFLRISQQQSADIATVAPGIAEALITTLAGLIVAIPALILFHYIYGKIRSFEYSFLDVIDTCTWIIQRSFISKEL; encoded by the coding sequence ATGAATATAATTGGTAATTCGTTGTGGGAAATATTGCGCCAAGTTGATATTGTTACGCTACTTATTTTGATGTTTTTGTTATTGATGTCGATAACCTGTTGGGCTATTGCATTATATAAGTTAACCCTTATTCGTAGTAAGCAAAAAGAGGTTGATGATATTGCGCGATTTGTTGCTACAGCACATACGCGTGAAGATTTAGAAAAAATAGCCCTGCAATGTCAGGGGACGGTAGGCGGTGTTGTTTTGCAGCAGATGCTTGCTGCTGCGCGCAGAAACATGTCAGAAAAAGAATGTGAATTATGGCTATTATCTTTGGATCGTGAATGCGCTCATATTATTCGTCACGAAGAAGAATATATGACGGTCATTTCTACGAGTGCGGCAGCATCGCCCTTGATTGGATTGTTTGGTACGGTATGGGGATTGATACATTCTTTTCTACGTATTAGTCAGCAGCAATCAGCGGATATCGCAACGGTTGCTCCCGGTATCGCAGAGGCATTAATCACAACGCTCGCGGGCTTGATAGTGGCGATTCCAGCGCTGATTCTTTTTCATTATATTTACGGAAAAATTCGTTCATTTGAATATAGTTTTTTGGATGTAATAGATACATGCACATGGATTATTCAGCGATCGTTTATTTCTAAGGAGTTATAA
- a CDS encoding biopolymer transporter ExbD, whose protein sequence is MARYSRMRGRNRNLITMPEISLTPLIDTALVLLVIFMVATPMMHNSLKIDLPQGKSAEVDTVPQEIIVFMDKQGVLFVNDQHVTHANLASALKKKILDMHNDRVSIQADGALQWEAIYQLAEFIQDSGVEHVAFVGQRPKAA, encoded by the coding sequence ATGGCACGTTATTCGCGCATGCGCGGCAGGAATAGAAATCTAATAACTATGCCAGAAATCTCATTAACGCCGCTCATTGATACAGCCCTTGTATTGCTGGTTATTTTTATGGTGGCGACCCCCATGATGCATAATTCACTTAAAATTGATTTGCCTCAGGGGAAGAGTGCCGAAGTTGATACGGTTCCGCAAGAAATTATTGTATTTATGGATAAGCAGGGCGTGTTGTTTGTGAATGATCAGCACGTGACACATGCCAATCTTGCATCGGCATTAAAAAAGAAAATATTAGATATGCATAATGATAGAGTTTCAATTCAGGCTGATGGGGCATTGCAATGGGAAGCAATTTATCAGCTAGCAGAATTTATTCAAGATAGTGGGGTTGAGCATGTTGCTTTTGTGGGACAGCGACCAAAGGCTGCATAG
- a CDS encoding TonB C-terminal domain-containing protein yields MLLLWDSDQRLHSSIYISCIVHGILFGGIIYFSYHQKELRLKISTDGKKTPVLFVSRKKYQKNSKQPSHISSQKKSLSRKSVTRAAQKVAPKKVRSAPVTKPSPQTHRFASVYPRSALPPKKIIKPEKKEKKVAQHVLPELLPAEPEHVEQSQEDIIQHDHDIPVVERDEYVELYQDIYNNWQIPRGFSPELSCTYRVMVTTEGKVADVVLQKSSGVLVYDTACQAALFKTTYPKSIWGKEFTISFDKEVL; encoded by the coding sequence ATGTTGCTTTTGTGGGACAGCGACCAAAGGCTGCATAGCAGTATATATATATCCTGTATTGTTCACGGTATATTGTTTGGTGGTATTATTTATTTTTCTTATCATCAAAAAGAGCTTCGGTTAAAAATTTCTACTGACGGTAAAAAAACGCCAGTTTTATTTGTGAGTCGCAAAAAATATCAAAAAAATAGTAAGCAGCCATCACATATTTCTTCTCAGAAAAAAAGTTTGTCTCGCAAAAGTGTGACACGGGCAGCGCAAAAAGTTGCGCCAAAAAAAGTGCGTTCTGCGCCGGTGACAAAGCCGTCACCACAAACGCATCGGTTTGCCAGTGTGTATCCACGCAGCGCTTTGCCGCCAAAAAAAATTATTAAACCAGAAAAAAAAGAAAAAAAAGTCGCACAACACGTATTGCCAGAGCTGTTACCGGCAGAACCAGAGCATGTAGAACAGAGCCAAGAAGATATAATTCAGCATGATCATGATATACCTGTGGTAGAACGTGATGAATACGTTGAACTGTATCAAGATATTTATAATAATTGGCAAATTCCACGAGGTTTTTCTCCTGAATTATCATGTACATATCGTGTTATGGTGACGACTGAGGGTAAAGTTGCTGACGTTGTTTTGCAAAAAAGCTCTGGAGTATTAGTGTATGATACGGCCTGTCAGGCAGCTCTATTTAAAACAACATACCCAAAATCAATATGGGGAAAAGAATTTACAATAAGCTTTGATAAAGAGGTGTTATGA